The proteins below come from a single Azospirillum sp. B510 genomic window:
- a CDS encoding helix-turn-helix domain-containing protein — protein MDGHHLTEQSALGQTLNSLKFDSAALAPEQAFFRWREELSVVFDTTVDNYDFERRFRGSLETFHLGGLLLTKTVSGRQRFTRTHRTIARSGIDHFLIQAHAKGGFRGAADEREFEIGAGDICIFDLSRPCATLSTEFSNVTFCLPRSALEPLVEDPEALHGLVLPAQSAAGILLTDHLLSLFRAAGRLRADEAMAVGGRSMAFVAGCLQDAASRSGERRKVRAALSIQVRRFIEQQLHDPELGPEIIVAALGVSRATLFRMYEAAGGVASYIRKRRLVRSLADLRAPLEAERIADIALKWGFRSEGSYSRAFRAVYGLSPSEFRAGVNGPAFASFQDVEDLRLGHWVRNLALP, from the coding sequence ATGGACGGTCATCACCTTACAGAACAATCTGCCTTGGGTCAGACGCTAAACTCACTGAAATTCGACAGCGCGGCCCTGGCGCCGGAACAGGCGTTTTTCCGTTGGCGGGAAGAACTGTCGGTGGTCTTCGACACAACCGTCGATAACTATGATTTCGAGCGGCGTTTCCGCGGCAGCCTGGAGACCTTTCATCTCGGCGGCTTGCTGTTGACGAAAACGGTGTCGGGTCGGCAGAGGTTCACCCGCACCCACCGCACCATCGCCCGCAGCGGCATCGACCATTTTCTGATCCAGGCGCATGCCAAAGGCGGCTTTCGCGGCGCGGCCGACGAGCGTGAGTTCGAGATCGGCGCCGGCGACATCTGCATTTTCGACCTGTCGAGGCCGTGCGCGACCCTGTCGACCGAGTTCAGCAACGTTACCTTCTGCCTTCCGCGCTCGGCGTTGGAACCGCTGGTCGAGGATCCCGAGGCGTTGCATGGTCTGGTGCTGCCGGCGCAGTCGGCCGCCGGGATTCTGCTGACCGATCACCTGCTTTCCTTGTTCCGCGCCGCGGGCCGATTGCGGGCGGACGAGGCGATGGCGGTCGGCGGCCGGTCGATGGCCTTTGTCGCCGGTTGCCTTCAGGATGCCGCGTCCCGCAGCGGCGAGCGGCGGAAGGTTCGGGCGGCTCTATCCATCCAGGTTCGCCGGTTTATCGAGCAGCAATTGCACGACCCGGAGCTTGGGCCGGAAATCATCGTCGCCGCGCTGGGCGTGTCGCGCGCGACCTTGTTCCGCATGTACGAAGCGGCGGGCGGCGTGGCCTCGTACATCCGCAAGCGTCGGCTGGTCAGGAGCCTGGCCGACTTGCGGGCGCCGCTGGAAGCGGAGCGGATCGCCGACATCGCCCTCAAATGGGGGTTCCGGTCGGAAGGGTCCTACAGCCGGGCCTTCCGTGCCGTATACGGACTTTCGCCCAGCGAGTTCCGCGCCGGGGTCAATGGTCCCGCCTTCGCGTCGTTTCAGGACGTTGAGGATCTCAGGCTGGGGCATTGGGTCCGCAACCTCGCCCTGCCGTGA
- a CDS encoding amino acid ABC transporter permease, with amino-acid sequence MQYQWDFGFLLQYKGLIGVGVLYTLAFTIGTAASGLVVGCMIALARLSNMRIATAVVTGVIEIFRCTPVLVQLVWVYYALPILTGIELSPSVAAFITLTLYGASFFGEIIRGGIISVDMGQWDAGRALGMRRHQLMGGVILPQAFRRMVPPLVNQTVLQLKNTSLLSVLAVPDLLYQGQLITSASYRPLETYTMIAVIYFIILFPLTRFAHRLEARMSH; translated from the coding sequence ATGCAGTATCAATGGGATTTCGGTTTCCTGCTGCAATACAAGGGTCTGATCGGGGTCGGCGTCCTTTATACGCTTGCCTTCACCATCGGCACGGCGGCGTCCGGACTGGTGGTGGGATGCATGATCGCGCTGGCCCGGCTGTCGAACATGCGCATCGCCACGGCGGTGGTGACCGGCGTCATCGAGATCTTCCGCTGCACCCCTGTTCTCGTACAGCTGGTCTGGGTCTATTATGCGCTGCCGATCCTGACCGGTATCGAACTGAGCCCGTCGGTCGCCGCCTTCATCACGCTGACGCTCTACGGCGCCTCGTTCTTCGGCGAGATCATCCGGGGCGGCATCATCTCCGTCGATATGGGGCAATGGGATGCCGGCCGGGCGCTGGGCATGCGCCGGCACCAGCTGATGGGCGGGGTGATCCTGCCGCAAGCCTTCCGGCGCATGGTGCCGCCACTGGTCAACCAGACGGTGCTCCAGTTGAAGAACACCTCGCTGCTGTCGGTTCTGGCGGTGCCGGACCTGCTCTATCAGGGGCAGTTGATCACGTCGGCAAGCTACCGGCCGCTGGAGACCTACACCATGATCGCCGTCATCTATTTCATCATCCTGTTCCCGCTGACCCGCTTCGCCCACCGGCTGGAAGCGCGGATGAGCCACTGA
- a CDS encoding TolC family outer membrane protein has product MIDTRFARHSGAIAAGACALALWLCAAPAPATTIQETLTEAYRTNPELKAAVQTLRATNELHPQALGSWLPDVSASGDATLRQVTQPQGSATLRYGQASRGAQVGFTQPITRGGAEFAQLRQAENRIRQQRALLVSTEQRVLQQAAEAHVTALANRQIVEVRRGYRNALGQLIDLARRQLNLGDRTLADVSQAEARAAQADAELAAAEADRDNAEALYRQVVGTRPDRLRPAGPAVNLPPGLDAVEDLAWRSSPPVIAAAFGLEAAADEVDVRTGGLLPRLSLEGTVRWDEQRYTLDGFPSAGHQRNASIGMRLTIPLYQSGIAESQVRAAKYRAGQARMDLDAARSQAIRTAVDAYNRHRSAAVALKAVRAQVAAATVAVNQLRRQVDAGFSTIPELLTAQRDLIESQVSLARTEGALVTTSYEVLAAVGSLTARSLELPIAYYDVEGEYTRTRWRLFGLSVE; this is encoded by the coding sequence ATGATCGACACGCGGTTCGCGCGCCATTCCGGCGCGATCGCTGCGGGCGCTTGCGCATTGGCGCTCTGGCTGTGCGCCGCCCCGGCTCCGGCGACCACCATTCAGGAGACGCTGACTGAGGCGTATCGCACGAATCCCGAGTTGAAGGCCGCCGTGCAGACGCTGCGCGCCACCAACGAACTGCATCCGCAAGCGTTGGGTTCGTGGCTTCCCGACGTCAGCGCCAGCGGCGACGCGACCCTGCGCCAGGTGACCCAGCCGCAGGGCAGCGCGACGCTGCGCTATGGCCAGGCTTCCCGCGGGGCTCAGGTGGGGTTCACCCAGCCGATCACCCGGGGCGGCGCCGAGTTCGCGCAGTTGCGGCAAGCCGAGAACCGTATCCGCCAGCAGCGGGCACTTCTCGTCTCCACCGAACAGCGGGTTCTCCAGCAAGCCGCGGAAGCTCATGTGACGGCGCTGGCCAACCGCCAGATCGTCGAGGTCCGGCGCGGCTACCGAAACGCGCTTGGCCAACTGATCGATCTGGCGCGCCGCCAGCTCAATCTCGGTGACCGCACGCTGGCCGACGTTTCCCAGGCCGAGGCGCGGGCCGCCCAGGCCGATGCCGAGCTGGCCGCCGCCGAGGCCGATCGCGACAACGCCGAGGCCCTCTATCGCCAGGTCGTCGGAACCCGGCCCGACCGGCTCCGCCCCGCTGGACCGGCGGTCAACCTGCCGCCCGGATTGGACGCGGTGGAGGATCTGGCGTGGCGGTCCAGCCCTCCGGTGATTGCCGCCGCCTTCGGCCTTGAAGCGGCGGCGGACGAGGTGGACGTGCGAACCGGCGGATTGTTGCCCCGCCTGTCGCTGGAGGGGACCGTGCGCTGGGACGAGCAGCGCTACACGCTGGACGGCTTCCCGTCCGCAGGCCACCAGCGCAACGCCAGCATCGGCATGCGCCTGACCATTCCCCTGTACCAGAGCGGCATCGCCGAATCCCAGGTGCGCGCCGCCAAGTATCGGGCCGGGCAGGCGCGCATGGACCTGGACGCCGCGCGGAGCCAGGCGATCCGCACCGCGGTGGACGCCTACAACCGCCACCGCTCCGCCGCCGTCGCGCTGAAGGCGGTGCGCGCCCAGGTCGCCGCCGCCACGGTGGCGGTGAACCAGCTCCGCCGCCAGGTGGACGCCGGCTTCAGCACCATCCCCGAACTGCTCACCGCGCAACGCGATCTGATCGAATCGCAGGTGTCGCTGGCCCGGACCGAAGGGGCGCTGGTCACCACCAGCTATGAGGTCCTGGCGGCCGTCGGCAGCCTGACCGCCCGCTCGCTGGAACTTCCGATCGCCTATTACGACGTCGAAGGCGAGTACACGCGCACGCGGTGGCGGTTGTTCGGATTGTCGGTGGAGTGA
- a CDS encoding aspartate/glutamate racemase family protein, which translates to MGGFRRGDQGMARPLGIIMLDTAFERPVGDVGNAGSWPFPVLYRTVSGALPRDVVDGREGGLMDAFVAAGEELIRQGAGALLTSCGFLVLRQRPLAARLSRPLATSSLLQLPQIAAMLPAGRKIGVVTYDAGSLTPAHFHEAGVTESSGLPPVAGLPRGGAFHRLIEKNEPYDRPRLEAELMAAVEALVRREPAIGAILLECTNLPPFSAAIAARFGLPVFDVLTLGRWLHAGIPAG; encoded by the coding sequence GTGGGCGGCTTTCGGCGAGGAGATCAGGGAATGGCCCGACCGCTTGGCATCATCATGCTCGACACCGCTTTCGAGCGGCCGGTCGGCGATGTCGGCAATGCCGGCAGCTGGCCCTTTCCCGTTCTCTATCGGACGGTCTCCGGCGCATTGCCGCGCGATGTGGTCGATGGACGCGAGGGCGGGCTGATGGATGCCTTCGTCGCGGCGGGCGAGGAGCTGATCCGCCAGGGAGCGGGAGCGCTTCTGACCTCCTGCGGCTTTCTGGTGCTGCGCCAGCGCCCGCTCGCAGCCCGGCTGTCGCGGCCGCTGGCCACATCGAGCCTGCTGCAACTGCCGCAGATCGCCGCCATGCTGCCGGCCGGCCGGAAGATCGGCGTCGTCACCTATGACGCCGGCTCGCTGACGCCCGCCCATTTCCACGAGGCCGGCGTGACGGAGTCGTCGGGCCTGCCGCCCGTCGCCGGCCTGCCCCGGGGTGGCGCCTTCCATCGGCTGATCGAGAAGAACGAGCCTTACGACCGGCCGCGCCTGGAGGCGGAACTGATGGCGGCGGTGGAGGCGTTGGTGCGGCGGGAGCCGGCCATCGGCGCCATCCTGCTGGAATGCACCAACCTGCCGCCTTTCTCGGCCGCGATCGCCGCCCGCTTCGGGCTTCCGGTCTTCGATGTCCTGACGCTCGGCCGCTGGCTGCATGCCGGAATCCCGGCGGGCTGA
- a CDS encoding NAD(P)/FAD-dependent oxidoreductase codes for MHVVVSGAGIVGASCALELVRDGHRVTILEPATPGGRQSASYGHGCWISPASVVPMSMPGLWRQVPGYLFDPQGPLVIRWGHLPRLAPWLFRFMMAGATVGRVERTAAALASILADSPGRHLALSSEVGCGELIRQDGLLYAYPDRRAFEAEALSWRLRRMTGLKWRELDRAGLEAREPGLSDVYRFGVLVEEGAHCRDPGRYVSAIVAHAVALGARLVPARATGFAFDGSRLAAVETDGGPIPCDRAVIASGIRSKALAVAAGDPVPLEAERGYHAVVEDGSAGPLHPVMPSDGRMANTPTADGLRLSGQVELASIDAPPNWRRADILVDHAKRTYPGLPGGAEAVRDRWMGHRPSTPDGLPVIGPASRSSDIIHAFGHGHVGFASGPITGRIVADLIAGASPVRDVAPFAASRFAFGRT; via the coding sequence ATGCACGTAGTTGTCTCAGGGGCGGGGATCGTCGGCGCCAGTTGCGCGCTGGAACTCGTCCGTGATGGTCATCGGGTGACGATCCTCGAACCGGCTACCCCAGGCGGAAGGCAATCGGCCAGCTATGGTCACGGCTGCTGGATCAGCCCGGCCTCGGTGGTGCCGATGTCGATGCCCGGTCTGTGGCGGCAGGTGCCCGGATATCTGTTCGATCCGCAGGGGCCGCTGGTCATCCGCTGGGGTCATCTGCCGCGGCTGGCCCCCTGGCTGTTCCGCTTCATGATGGCGGGTGCCACCGTCGGCCGGGTCGAACGGACGGCGGCGGCGCTGGCGTCGATCCTGGCCGACAGCCCCGGCCGGCATCTGGCGCTTTCCAGCGAGGTGGGGTGCGGCGAGTTGATCCGGCAGGACGGGCTGCTTTACGCCTATCCCGACCGGCGGGCGTTCGAGGCGGAGGCGCTGTCCTGGCGACTGCGGCGCATGACCGGCTTGAAATGGCGCGAACTCGACCGTGCGGGGTTGGAAGCCCGTGAACCCGGCTTGTCCGACGTCTACCGCTTCGGCGTGCTGGTGGAGGAGGGCGCGCATTGCCGCGATCCGGGGCGCTACGTGTCGGCGATCGTCGCGCATGCGGTGGCGTTGGGCGCCCGGCTGGTGCCTGCCCGTGCCACCGGTTTCGCCTTCGATGGCAGCCGGCTGGCGGCGGTGGAGACCGATGGCGGCCCCATTCCCTGCGATCGGGCGGTGATCGCATCGGGCATCCGATCCAAGGCGCTGGCCGTTGCGGCCGGCGACCCTGTCCCGCTGGAGGCCGAGCGCGGCTATCATGCCGTCGTGGAGGACGGGTCGGCCGGCCCTCTCCATCCGGTGATGCCCAGCGACGGCCGGATGGCGAACACGCCGACCGCCGATGGATTGCGTCTGTCGGGGCAGGTCGAACTGGCGTCCATCGACGCCCCGCCCAACTGGAGGCGCGCCGACATCCTGGTCGACCATGCCAAGAGGACCTATCCGGGACTGCCGGGCGGGGCGGAGGCGGTGCGCGATCGCTGGATGGGACATCGCCCCTCGACGCCGGACGGCCTGCCGGTGATCGGTCCGGCGTCGCGTTCCTCCGACATCATCCATGCCTTCGGCCATGGCCATGTCGGCTTCGCCAGCGGGCCGATCACCGGCCGCATCGTCGCCGATCTGATCGCCGGCGCCAGTCCGGTCCGCGATGTGGCTCCGTTTGCCGCCAGCCGTTTCGCCTTTGGCCGGACCTAG
- a CDS encoding transporter substrate-binding domain-containing protein: MVSRREFAGLVGIAAAGAATLGAGTLALSTPALAQQPAAGSTFDRVRGTKKLRVAGIVGTEPYYHKDIATGEWSGFCMSMARDLAKSLEAELEISETTWGNAVLDLQANKIDIMFGLSPTPSRALVVEFTRPIMQNTFTIITKKGLEPKSWEELNKPDIRVAVDIGSTHDLFARRVLPKATLVALKTPDEATLAVQTGRADLVIQVAMLSLVTVKKNPNVGKIVIPGPAIRQPTCAGVRAEDSPRFRTFVDNWLEYNRSSGVVTDWITSSLELVGVRKEDIPSELQF; encoded by the coding sequence ATGGTCAGCAGACGGGAGTTCGCCGGACTTGTCGGGATTGCCGCCGCCGGAGCGGCCACGCTGGGGGCGGGCACACTGGCGCTTTCCACGCCGGCCCTGGCCCAACAGCCGGCCGCCGGATCGACCTTCGACCGGGTCCGCGGCACGAAGAAGCTGCGCGTCGCCGGCATCGTCGGGACGGAGCCCTATTATCACAAGGACATCGCCACCGGCGAATGGTCCGGCTTCTGCATGAGCATGGCGCGCGATCTGGCCAAGTCGCTGGAGGCGGAACTGGAGATCAGCGAGACCACCTGGGGCAACGCCGTCCTGGATCTGCAAGCCAACAAGATCGACATCATGTTCGGCCTCAGCCCCACGCCGTCGCGGGCGCTGGTGGTGGAGTTCACGCGGCCGATCATGCAGAACACCTTCACCATCATCACCAAGAAGGGGTTGGAACCGAAAAGCTGGGAGGAGCTGAACAAGCCGGACATCCGCGTCGCGGTGGACATCGGGTCCACCCATGACCTGTTCGCCCGCCGCGTTCTGCCGAAGGCGACGCTGGTCGCCCTGAAGACCCCGGACGAGGCCACGCTGGCCGTCCAGACCGGCCGCGCCGATCTGGTCATCCAGGTCGCCATGCTGTCGCTGGTGACGGTCAAGAAGAACCCGAATGTCGGGAAGATCGTCATCCCCGGCCCGGCCATCCGCCAGCCGACCTGCGCCGGCGTGCGGGCCGAGGACAGCCCGCGTTTCCGCACCTTCGTGGACAATTGGCTGGAATACAACCGCTCCTCCGGCGTGGTCACCGACTGGATCACCTCCAGCCTGGAACTGGTCGGGGTGCGCAAGGAGGACATCCCGTCCGAACTCCAGTTCTGA
- a CDS encoding RNA 3'-terminal phosphate cyclase: MIEIDGVEGEGGGQVLRTALALLLADGPSRLVLDGGTDNPHAPPFDFLDRSLLPLLGRMGVPAEQVGGRAATRMAGYLASGAFAGP; the protein is encoded by the coding sequence GTGATCGAGATCGATGGCGTGGAAGGTGAGGGCGGCGGGCAGGTGCTGCGCACCGCCCTTGCCCTGTTGCTGGCCGACGGCCCGTCGCGTCTGGTTCTGGACGGCGGCACCGACAATCCGCACGCGCCGCCGTTCGACTTCCTGGACCGCAGCCTGTTGCCGCTGCTCGGGCGCATGGGCGTGCCGGCCGAGCAGGTCGGCGGCCGGGCGGCGACGCGTATGGCGGGCTACCTGGCCTCAGGCGCCTTCGCCGGCCCCTAA
- a CDS encoding LysR substrate-binding domain-containing protein, with translation MRRYLPSLSALHAFEAAARFMNFTKAAEDLGLTQSGISRQIRNLEDFLGVTLFHRSGPRLVLTEVGATYYRDLALALDKLQEISIDAVRGRSIESSLMIGTHHTLASRWLPARLGSFIAAHPDIPIEVSPAPPTTDFDTTRLDITILRGAGTWLHTRSIELFEEKLVVVASPTLIAAGERLDPLDFAKFPMLQNASRPSLWLHWLRVAGLDYNGRIQGNRFAHNDMLINAAVHGIGIAVIPVCYIEREVARGELHMPFGEPIRSGDSYYAVYPERKAHQPNVILFRDWLIRQTRRYEPITRADD, from the coding sequence ATGCGGCGATATCTTCCCTCCCTTTCGGCACTGCACGCTTTCGAAGCGGCGGCGCGGTTCATGAACTTCACCAAGGCGGCCGAGGATCTTGGTCTGACCCAGAGCGGAATCAGCCGGCAGATACGGAATCTCGAGGATTTTCTTGGTGTTACCCTATTCCACCGATCCGGCCCCCGCCTGGTTCTGACGGAGGTCGGCGCCACTTATTACCGCGATCTGGCACTGGCGCTCGACAAGCTCCAGGAAATCTCGATCGACGCCGTGCGTGGGCGCAGCATAGAGTCCTCGTTGATGATTGGAACCCACCACACGCTTGCCTCGCGCTGGCTCCCGGCGCGGCTGGGCTCCTTCATTGCCGCCCACCCCGATATACCGATCGAGGTCTCGCCGGCACCGCCGACCACGGATTTCGACACGACGCGGCTCGACATCACCATCCTGCGCGGTGCCGGCACCTGGCTGCACACCCGATCCATCGAGCTGTTCGAGGAAAAGCTGGTGGTCGTCGCCTCACCCACCCTGATCGCGGCGGGTGAAAGGCTGGATCCGCTGGATTTCGCCAAATTCCCGATGCTCCAGAACGCCAGCCGCCCCAGCCTGTGGCTGCACTGGCTGCGCGTGGCCGGGCTGGACTATAATGGACGGATCCAAGGCAACCGCTTCGCCCACAACGACATGCTGATCAACGCAGCCGTCCACGGCATCGGCATTGCCGTAATCCCGGTTTGCTACATCGAGCGGGAAGTGGCGCGAGGCGAGTTGCACATGCCCTTTGGCGAGCCTATCCGCTCCGGCGACTCCTATTATGCGGTCTATCCGGAGCGCAAGGCCCACCAGCCCAACGTCATTCTGTTCCGCGATTGGCTGATCCGTCAAACCCGCAGATATGAGCCGATCACCAGAGCGGATGATTGA
- a CDS encoding amino acid ABC transporter ATP-binding protein, with protein sequence MSAQKMIELVGVRKSFGKVEVLKDITLSVARGSVVALIGPSGSGKSTLLRSVNLLTVPDQGFIRVGEQALDFTRGHRLPGDRELSAFRARTGMVFQTFNLFPHMSVEENVMAGPVKVLRMPKAEARTIAHGLLAKVGLADKATARPDTLSGGQRQRVAIARALAMKPEVMLFDEATSALDPELVGEVLAVIRSLAAEGMTMLLVTHEMAFARDVADRVVFMRDGCVIEEGPARQVIETPSQPATQAFLSHFHNGLGPS encoded by the coding sequence ATGTCCGCCCAGAAAATGATCGAGCTTGTGGGGGTTCGCAAATCCTTCGGTAAGGTCGAGGTGCTGAAGGACATCACGCTCAGCGTCGCCAGGGGCAGCGTCGTGGCGCTGATCGGGCCGAGCGGATCGGGGAAATCCACCCTGTTGCGCAGCGTCAATTTGCTGACGGTGCCGGATCAGGGCTTCATCCGGGTCGGCGAACAGGCCCTGGATTTCACCCGCGGGCACCGGTTGCCGGGCGACCGTGAACTGTCGGCTTTCCGCGCCAGGACCGGGATGGTCTTCCAGACCTTCAACCTCTTCCCGCACATGAGCGTGGAGGAGAATGTGATGGCGGGCCCGGTGAAGGTCCTGCGCATGCCCAAGGCCGAAGCACGGACCATCGCCCATGGACTGCTCGCCAAGGTCGGGCTGGCCGACAAGGCCACGGCCCGTCCCGACACGCTGTCGGGCGGGCAACGGCAGCGGGTCGCCATCGCCCGCGCCTTGGCGATGAAGCCGGAGGTGATGCTGTTCGACGAGGCGACCTCGGCGCTCGACCCTGAACTGGTGGGCGAGGTGCTGGCCGTCATCCGCTCGCTCGCCGCGGAGGGCATGACCATGCTGCTGGTGACGCACGAGATGGCCTTCGCCCGCGATGTCGCCGACCGCGTGGTGTTCATGCGCGACGGCTGCGTCATCGAGGAAGGCCCCGCCCGGCAGGTGATCGAGACCCCGTCCCAGCCGGCGACACAGGCGTTCCTCAGCCATTTCCACAACGGGCTGGGGCCGTCCTGA